gatgacactttgtgaagaaaatcgagataaaatagatggcactgtcacggccaaaatcctcaacattgggcttaagagaaatgttgaacatatgctgagcttcctgaaacccatctctcaagctttaaacaaaatacagaaaaatagctgttttattgcggatgctgttgaaatttggaaggaactgagtgaacacttaaaaacagaactacacatggacagaattaaattgcaAGCAGTaagcaaacgaatgggacaagcactgactccagctcattttttggcaaatattgtcaatatccaatatcagggtcaaaacctaagtgctgaggaagaggagttagctatgacatgggtatccagcaatcatccatctttaatgccaactataataaacctcAGAGCTAAGTGGGAACCAttgaagaaatatatgtttgctgaagatattttaaggaaggtcacaccagtaaactggtggaagtcacttaagcgcttggatttagagactgttcaagtaatgatttcacttttaacagcagtagcttcttctgcaggcgttgaaagaatattctcttcctttggactcattcattctaaattgagaaatcggttgggacccaataaagcaggaaagcttgtttttcttttccagattatgaataggaacaaagaagaagatgatgatgaagatgacgacaagtgagctacagaggacagcagggacagtagtatttaagtttttcatgtgtcggctgggctgacagtctaagtttcttaaaatatatatatattttgtttagccaaattagttaacaaacatggatgtttgtttaagcaaataacttatgctgtaatgttgttattgtttcagttgaataaatctatttaaattgtttttctccttcctaagtacaacagaacagtggtgtccaaatatgaatgattaacccattaaactggggagaaaaaaagtaatataaaaagtgattctaaaaatcttcatctacttgcatgttaaagtagcaagaactagtttaggtagaaactttgatttaaaccactgatttaaatcaagccttactgactagtgatttaaatcatgatttaaatcgtgatttaaatcagttagatttaaatcaaatccaccctggttccaggcaccctaatcttagtggcgGGACAGAGCCTGCACTACCCAGAGCATCTGGTTCAAAAGTGTCCACCATCTTCCCCATCTGCAGAATGAATAAGGCGGTGCTTCGTTACAGAAGAAGTCGTTGCAGGGGCAGATCCCAAAGAAGATGGGACACACCATTTGCAGAAGCCCATATATGACAAAATGGCAAAAAAACAGGGCAGTAGAAATCCCCATAaactgactccattttggaaattttaaccctcagtgaattaatctaTAGGAGTAGTGACTATTTTTATTCCATTGCCACTTTCCAGAAATTAtcacgcagtggatgttggagagtgaaaattgcaaatctgccattataTTACCAAACACATAGTGTCCAGACTgtactccaggagacacacactgtAAACTAAGTGGGTTCTTCTCACCATAGTAATGCCAAATCCATGGATGCTAAGTGTGGTTTGTGCACACTTcaaggctcagaagtgagggggagagttgactttgggagagcggatattgctggattggtttttggacgccatgttggttttccagagtctttgagccactaataatgtggaaacctcAGTTTATCTACTGACAGATGATGGACCAGAGGGGGACTTGGTTTTTGTGAAATGAGTacaagtttttattggtattatattcacctacataacattgtttggtggctttttattccatatttgtgagacagaatgaacagTTGAACATCGCGCTCTACTGGTTCAATTataagaatgattttttttttacataacttgccattttAACGGACAGTTTAAGCAgacattttaaaaaatatgaaattcaAGGATATTTTGTTCTAAAATAATTGTTTTcattcttagcagatgactgtaccaggagatcagagggacagtggACATTGTCAATTTTTACATCAGACGATCTtaagatcccacaggatacaactGAAGTGACTGTCATTACTCCACATATGTCATCATCTCTTCACTGcagagatctgtcatctgatcctatgaatcaGGTCCTGTCTTCTGACTCATTACCGACAACTGAGGAAAAACAAAGTCacaaaataaacattaaaaaacGAACTGCTCTTAAtccaaagaagtcattttcatgttcagaatataGAAATAGTGTTCCCCTGGAAAAGTCTTTTCTTAAGCATCAAAAAATTCATACAACAGAGAATATATTTTcttgttccatgtgtggtaaatgttttaaccataaatcagttcttgttaagcaccagagaacacacacagggaacaagcctttttcatgttcagaatgtgggaaatgttttaagcatAAATCTGCTTTTTTtaatcaccagagaattcacacaggagagaagcctttttcatgttcagaatgtggaaaatgtttttacCAGAAAGCACATCTTGAtatccaccagagaacccacacaggagagaagcctttttcatgttcagaatgtgggaaatgttttgtacagAAATCAACCCTTCGTAatcaccaaagaattcacacaggggaaaagccttttttatgttcagattgtgggaaatgtttcaaccGGAAAGAGCATCTTGATAACCACCAGAGAACCCATACcggggagaagcccttttcatgttcagaatgtgggaaatgttttgcacagaaATCATCTCTACTTGGTCACCATAGAATTCACGCAAGtgggaagcctttttcatgtttttaaCTTGAGAAATGGTTTTCTCATAAATCAACTCTTAACATCAGAGTGagaagtctttttcatgttcagaatgttggaattGTTTAAACCGTAAATTGTATCTTCTTAAAGTGCTTGTCCAGTACTAAGACCACCCCTTGTTATTCCTCTTGTTTGGACTCGTTAAAATAAAAACATTCATACTTGCCTTCCGTGCTGGTGCCATTCCAGTGGTGTTGAAGCCCACATTCCCAGGGCTTACGTGAGGTTGATTCACCACACGAGGCCAACACCAAATCAGCGCCGGCTTTACTGTTCCCATCTTCGGACATTttaaccttcaacagtaagccagggTTGCAGCTGCCTTCCTCTTGATGTTAAatttgtctgaaggtggagacagtgacgtcaGCGCCGATTGGGCGCAAGGCTCAAGTATCGTAACAACTTCTCATGAGCCCTGGGAATGCAAGTGGTGACACCCCCTAGAATGGCAGCGGCATGGTAGGTTTGTATGATTGCTTTTattttaacaggactaaacatgaggaatgagaaggggtgGTCCAATTGGAGGATAACCACTTTAATCATCAAAAATCCAacaca
The Ranitomeya imitator isolate aRanImi1 chromosome 3, aRanImi1.pri, whole genome shotgun sequence genome window above contains:
- the LOC138672439 gene encoding oocyte zinc finger protein XlCOF8.4-like — translated: MDMDRDKMAERILHLTLEILFRLTGEDYTVVKKTSSDRCQDPVSEGCGRPLSPITGPPPHPLIHVDINDQKILELIYKMIELLTGEVPIRCQDVAVYFSMEEWEYLEGHRDLYKDVTMEVPRPLTSPDLSSKRTTPERCPRPLLPQDCNQEDPNAPQDHQGEDLTHNNTTETYVRGDEQCKEEIPTYGYPADDCTRRSEGQWTLSIFTSDDLKIPQDTTEVTVITPHMSSSLHCRDLSSDPMNQVLSSDSLPTTEEKQSHKINIKKRTALNPKKSFSCSEYRNSVPLEKSFLKHQKIHTTENIFSCSMCGKCFNHKSVLVKHQRTHTGNKPFSCSECGKCFKHKSAFFNHQRIHTGEKPFSCSECGKCFYQKAHLDIHQRTHTGEKPFSCSECGKCFVQKSTLRNHQRIHTGEKPFLCSDCGKCFNRKEHLDNHQRTHTGEKPFSCSECGKCFAQKSSLLGHHRIHASGKPFSCF